TCAAACCCATTTGAATTATCTGCAGTTTTTCGAAGTGGGTcagtgagattttttttttctgggtATGTTGAGGTATTGAGAAAAATTCAAGAGAAGAATGCCTGTTTCGACTCGGTCTCAGATCATGAATGACGGACAGATTGATTCAATTCCAGGTCAAGAAGACAAACAGCAACTGAATCTTCCACCTAGGAATCTTCACCATGGAttgaaagagaagatgaaggcATTAACCCTTTTGTACGAGCAGCAGAAGCTGGCTTCAGCAGCTCTTAAGAGACCGTCACCAAAAGGGGAAGATCTAAGATTCACAACGCATCCGAGTGTTGAGCTGAATGGTTCTTGTAAGAAAGAGGAGAAAGAGCCGAAGCTTGAGAATGTAATGAGAGAAAATGCAATGCCTAATTCAACTGTTACAAGAACTTATGTTCTTCCCCAACCTCCGATGGCTGATGCGAAGGAGAATGTGGTGGTTGGAAGTGATAGGATTGTTGGGTTCTCGTGCTCGAAAAAGGCGAGTTTGTCAACAAATGTGGCGAGGAAATTGTCATTAGGGAACTCAATGCCTGTGGTGGAAATGAAGGAGAAATGTAAGAAATTGCAAGAAATGGAGGAATCGGGGAGTTTTTCAGAGAAGGAAAGTTTGGGGGAGAGTCGGATTTTGGTATTTGTGAGGCTGAGACCGATGGCCAAGAAGGAAAAGGATGCTGGATCTAGGAGTTGTGTTAAAATAGTGAATAGAAGAGATCTCTATTTGACAGAGTTTGCTAATGAGAATGATTATTTGAGACTGAAGCGGCTCCGTGGACGCCATTTTACGTTCGACGCTTCATTTCCTGACACCACTAATCAACAAGAAGTTTATTCCACCACGTAAGTTCAACAGAAAAGAATTGACAAACATTGGCTTTCTAACTGGGTATTCTTTGGAATTTGATGTGATTTTGCGTGTTCTTCCGCCTTGAGCATAAAGATGAAGTTTACTTTCAAAGATTTCAGATATTGTCCCTGTTCTTGATTTCAATTAATCTTTGACCTTCGAGAAATGTTTCAACTGTGTTCGAAGTCGCAATTATGTCTGCATCGTGTTTTCTCGTTTAGAAGTAGCTAGGATACATACATAACCATTTCAATTTCGGCTATGATCATAGTTTGTGAAGCATTAAAGAAAGGAAGTAAATTCTAATAGAAAAGCTCGGAGACTTCAAATTGGTGTGTTTCACAGttccattaattttttttccttggtCAACAGACATATTTCTACATTGTCTCATTCAATTCTTAGTTCTTTTGCATTTTAAACCAACCTTATTATCTTTCCTTCAAATGGTTACCAATTTGAATGTGCAGGACAGCAGAGCTTGTAGAAGCAGTTCTGCAGGGAAGGAATGGTTCTGTCTTCTGCTATGGAGCCACTGGGGCTGGCAAGACCTACACAATGCTAGGAACGGTTGAGAACCCTGGAGTAATGGTTTTggctatcaaagatctcttcACCAAGATTAGGCAGAGGAGCTGCGATGGGAACCATACAGTCCACCTCTCTTACATTGAGGTCTACAATGAAACAGTCAGAGATTTGTTGTCCCCAGGAAGGCCATTAGTCCTCAGAGAAGACAAGCAGGTCTGGGTTGTACATTGTATGACTTGCACTAAATCCATTGAAATTTTAAGGTTTTTGACTGCAGTTATAAAGTTAAACGTAAAACGTAAATGAAAGAGAATCGAGGAGGAGATTGGAAAAGAATACTCTTCTAAACTCTAGGGTCAAAGCTGTCAATAACATAAATATGAATACAACTTATGTTTAAGGCATTCCAACAACTGCAATCCCTTTTCTGTTGGTCGTGTTCCTTTTTATATGAATTGTACCGAATGGCAGGCAGAAACTGGCTTCTTTGTATATTTTTAGCTGGAAAGATGAAATGAGTTTTATGGCATTTTGTTGACCAACAACCTTGTTCATGTGACGAACTCAGATGTGGACAAATACATCAAATTTTTTAAGTTTATGAGATCTTCATATCTGTTTAATTGAAATATGTTGATTGCCATTCAGCTAAATGGTTGTTCCAAATACTCCAGGGCATTGTTGCTGCTGGTCTTACACAATACAGAGCTTACTCCACGGATGAAGTAACTTTCAGAGACTCTAAGTCCTTATAGTTTtgaaagtttgatattttatgAAATGGAGAACAGACGTCTCACATTTCTATTGGGTTTTGTCTAGGTGATGGCCTTGCTTCAGCGAGGAAATCAAAACCGAACTACTGAACCGACCCGTGTTAATGAAACTTCTTCACGTTCCCATGCTATACTGCAGGTAACTCCTGCATGATCTCTTCAAGATTTTCCCGAAAAGCTTTCTCACGTTCCTATGTTGTTGCAATATGCAGGTTACAGTTGAGTATCGAGCCAGAGATGGTGCAATGAACGTCGTAAATAGAGTAGGAAAGCTTTCATTGATTGATCTTGCTGGGTCAGAGAGAGCACTTGCCACAGATCAGAGAACATTAAGATCTCTTGAGGGAGCAAACATAAACAGATCACTACTTGCTCTAAGTAGTTGCATCAATGCCCTTGTGGAAGGAAAGAAGCACATTCCTTACAGGAATTCAAAACTTACCCAACTTCTAAAGGACTCGTTAGGAGGAGCTTGTAACACTGTGATGATTGCAAATATCAGCCCAAGCAACCTATCATTTGGTGAAACTCAAAATACACTTCACTGGGCTGATCGTGCTAAAGAGATCAGAACTAAGGTTTGACCAACACCCTTCTTTTTTTACTTCTAATTTCACCAAGTCTTTTCCATGCAACTcgcaaaatctaaaattttgaggGACTCAAAACATATTTTGCTGTTCGTAACACCTCATTTTGGTTCGTTAGAATGCCCTAGAATTACTCTCCTGAATGCATAACGGTGGCaaaagatcaaactttcctttaCCAATGACGATTTTTTCACTGTTAATATTTTGCACGTAAATGTAGGTTGCAGAAGCAAACGAGGAAATAATGAAGGCACCTGAATCTGAATCGGACCAGGCGAAACTACTGCTTGAATTGCAGAAAGAAAATCGTGAACTACGTGTGCAGTTGGCTCGTCAGCAACAGAAGTTACTTACATTACAGGCACAATCCCTGGCTGCAGTTGCTTCTCCAACCCCATCTTCAGCCACATCTCTTCTAACTCCCCCAACGTCTGTTCACCAAAATGAGAAACGAAAACCGAGAACATCCTTCTTGAATGGGAACTGTTTCACACCAGAATCTAGAAGGAAGGGTGCAGAGGAAGGAGTTAGAGAGCTTCGCCGCACGGTGAAACAATTAGAAGCCGAGCTTGAGAAGACAAAGAAAGAGCACGTTGTGCAGTTGAAGCAAAAAGATGATCTTATCAGTGAGCTCTTGAAGAAAAGTGAAAAAACAGCAGGATTGGTGAGAGGAGAAGGGGTAAAGAGGGCAGAAACAAGAACCAGCGTAAGACCAAAGGAGCCAACCGTTGGTGAACTGAAGAGCCCAAGCCACCGCTTCAAATCACCAGCTCCAACAGCTAAAAAACGAAGCTTTTGGGACATAACAACAACTAATAGCCCATCTGTTGCCACATTAAATGGAAGGAAGACCAGAAGTCATGTACTTGCAGAGCCTCCTTCTACTGCTGCTCCCTCTATGCTTCGTCAGGTAGAGTCTCTCTTTTTACTTTATAAATTTTGATAAAGCTGTAATCTTAAAGGTAAGGTACTCTAGCAGAAAACCTTAGGCTGTCTTTATAAATTTTGTTGTCTCTCATTTCGCTTTTTTGTTGAAAATTATATGAAGTCAGAGACAACAAACTTTAAGATATCTCTACAATGGTATGTGTATTGTGAACTTTGGCATAAGCCTCTTGGCTTTGCAGTTTCACACAAAAAAGGTCTCATACCATTTAAGAATGTCGTCCTCACTTATAAACTCTTGACCATCACttataaaccctaaaccctaaaccctaacgTAGGACTTTGATCGAATTCCCAACGTCTAATCAATCTTATTTTTCTGTTGTCAACAATGCAGCCAGGTTTTGCTCGACAGAAGCCATAGCTTTGAAGTGAGACGCAAAAGAAGTTGGACAAGAAAGAAATAGAATGGTGACTAGGCTCTAGTTTTGAAGTGTAAGActaagaaaagaacaaaaagtaaaaaagcAACAGAATTCTGACAAGTCCTAAGATCTGCTTGAGGAGAGAAGATAATGTCTTCATGGTAGATAATACTTCTGCTTCAGCTGATGGATTTTTCATGTACACAAGTGATTATTAGATGGTAGATTTCCCTAGCTTTTTTGGTCTTGTATGTGAATTCCTGCAATTGAGTTTGTGTGTtgcatattattttattctttgaaGTCAAAATCCCTGTACTAACTAACTGGAACACTGTCCATGAGTTATTTTTCAACTGTTGGCTTTGTCTAAGGTATCATCTGGGTATTTATTATTCACCCAAGAATGATAAGTTTCAACTTTACACTCTCTCTCAACTCTTGTTAATCCTCAGTATTTGTTTAGCAGAAGTGATTTTTTTGTTTGTAACTAATCTGCAATCCTTATTGGAAAGAGATGTCTACCTTGTGAAGCCCTCTCATGTAACTAACGTATCTCAAGATGATATTTAAGTATGACCAAAAAGTAGAGAGGGCGTATATATAACATGAGAGTGTAATCATTAGAATGTATAGCAGAGAAACTTCAAAAATTGAAATTCCTCCAAGTTGCCAAAAGTTAATAAACTTGTGCTGATTGTGCGCCAAGAGTTTACAATTATATTGTGTCTTGCTCCATTGAGATCAGATTTCATGATAACTGCCAAAACTCATCTAGCACCTACTCTGCTTCACACAACTAGATCTTCCCCTTAGCTAGAATTCGATAGTGtctttgcttctttttttttttccttttctgcACAAACTCAACATTTCAAATCTCATACAGTGACATGATTCTAAGTTAGTATGGAATAACTTTTCAAAATCTATCTCTTTTTAAGCATTTGAGAAGTCATTACAAACAGGTCTCTTCCCTTTGTAGCACCAACTCAACATATCAAAATCTCTCTTATTGCAATACATCTCAGCTGGAATAACCTTTTAAGCGCTTTAaattccatatatatatatatatataaaccattTGAAAAATCATTCCAAATAGTCCCCTACTTAGAGCGACATGATCTTAACCTTCCTAAACCAAACATTCCTTTAATGAGGTCTCTATCTAAAATATTTTGTCATCTAAGATGAATTAGATGTACTTTCAGACAATTGTGCTGTTCATTAAGCTTTACTTTGACCCACCAACTCCATCATTGGAGTTGCTTTAGCAACCTCTGACTATCACAGAagagaagaatgtttttaactTAGAATAACAGTCAAATGTAACTGAAGGACAAGAAATGTTATCAAAAGGTATCAAACAAGTCTCTTACAAAGCTCAATCAATAAACTTTCTGTCATGTTGATATTTATCTACAAAGATGACACTTCTCGTAAGTTTCTCCTTTTCCTAAGACAGACAACAGACAAAGGTGAAAGGATCATATGTCAATTTCTCGTTTTCAATGCAACTTGTTCTCAACCTCTCAGGGCAGATTTGATGACAGTCAAACTGGTTTAGTTTCCAAGACTGCTGATGTGGGATTTAACTTCTTTAACCTTGTCTAAAACAAAAGTTTTGTAACTTAGAAAGAGCAATAATGAGCATTTGGGGAGCGAAAAAGCAAGTTCTccaattataaatttattttgcttaaaaaaatttaagagtTTGCACTAACTGATGGATCTAGTGGCTGTTGATTATGTAAACAGCCACTAACATTTTGAAATGTTGTGAAGAATGATAAGCAATTATCAAACTCACAATGGGTTCTACTTTCTTTTGAGAGATAATCTTTAGAATTTGATTTTGACCCATCTATGAGCCAAACCCTCTCCCCCATTGAATAAAGTAACAAAAGGCAGAGTGAGAAAAGCCTTGAAACTAGGGAAAGTGGTGGGCTTGCTCCACACTTTATTCATATGACCAAACTGACCATCATAAAGCAAATCATTGCCATTTTCACATGGGGGTAAACAAGTAATTTTGACAGTGGAGGAGAATTTGGTCATTCCAAAGAACCAAATTCCAAAgtaggaaaagaaagaagaagaaaaaaaagaaagaaaagcagtcaagaattgaagaaaaaaaagactcAGCTGTGCTGTCAGGAAGAGGATTTTgaacttttctttaaatatataaatactGCTTTTTATGACTTCCATGATTTGGCCCTTGTAAAAAATTCTCTTGGGATCATTTTAGAGACAACTATGAGCCCAAGTAATGATTGAATGCTCTTCACTTTAAGACCAAAAAATATAAAGTTGGTGATGGTAAGATGATGGGTGACTCTaaacagaaaaaagaagaacactgttggaaagagaagaaaaagctAAAGTAAAATACAAAGAACTCTTATCATTGGCTTCTTTCAaggtagagagagagagcagATCCTTATAATCATATGATGATTATAGCtattaaatctaaattttggTTAAAACTTGAAAATTTAATGTATTATTTCCAAACCACATGTTTTTGGAGAAAATCAGGTTgggtatttttttctttcccttttatGGTCATTTTGTTGTTTAAAACAATAGTATCTATTTAGAAGCTAACGTAAGTATGTAGATGgagagtttctttttttttccaaataaagggtgttttatgaaaaaaaaacaaggaacTTGTTAACTTTAGTTTGTAAGTTCAagcaaatttcaaatttgagaTGAGGGTAATTGGGTAAAGTAAAAAGTTGGAAAGTTGAAGAAGCAATCTAAAAAATTTGAACATAGGAACAATCATAATTGAATGTGAGACCATTTAATAATTTTACTACATCATCACATCACATGCCCAAATAACATTACATATTTTATGATGTCATAAGATTGGACAAGACAACACAGCCTCTGTTGATCTTATAGGATGGAGATTTTTTTTCCCCTACCTTTTGAAgagatcaaaatgaagatttacCCGGTAAAAATGAGTACTATTCTtggaaaaatcaaacaaaaacttTTTTTAAGGTAATTGTAATTAATCATGAATTAAACAGAAACTATACATTTACACCTTCATCTCCCCGATCCATCTCATCATCTTGTAATGTATCCCCTTCAAAcccaacaaaaagaaagaaaatcctaaactgGTAATAATACAAAGTACAGCACAtcaaaaaagagaaggaaaaaacaACACATGGAGTTGGACTTTAGCTGAGATGCAGCTACTGAACTGAAGGAACCTTGAGTAAAGTGACTCAGATGAATCCTTCCATGGTTGCTGAAATTATACTCTTAACAAATAGATACTGAGCTCAGGAGCTCCATTACTGTCTGGGTTCATCATGTAGAAAGCTTCAGAATCCCTTGAACCTACAATTCTCTCAAACTTTGCCCTCATGTACATAATGTCACCATCTGATCCACCTTCTCCTTCTGTGCTGCAACCGTCGCAGCCCTTGGCATCTTCGTTCACCGGTAAAACACCAGCGCCCATGGAGATTGGTTCCACGGCCTTCAAGATCTTCAATTCCTTAGGTCCACATTCTCTCCTTGAAGCAAAACCACATTTCTTCCCATTGCAAAATGTCCTCCAAACAGGCTCTTCAAGCAGTCTCCTTCCCGGTGGTTTCTTGTTCTCATCTTTCTCTTTATCACATTCCAGCGCAATTCGGACCAATCCAGATGCCATTTCCTTCACCAAACCACTAATTGGAGTAGCAAGCTCAATCAAGAAAGCTGGATTTGAATTGGGGTCTCTCTGGAATGCAAAATGAACGTGACCCCGGCGAGAACCAAAAAGTGTTCCTACCACTCGAGAACGGAGACCGTGCTGCGAGTTGCGGTTGCGGCCAAGGGCGGTGAGAACTGAACGGAAACGGGAGACGGCAAGCTGTTGCAGTTTCCTTCTGGTCAATTGTGCTCGAACCTGTTGCTGTTCCTCTGGCTCTTGTGAGATAGGCTTGGCGTTCTCCTGCTTTTTTTCTACCGCAGATTCTAAGGAGTTGAAGGTTGAATCGTCTTCATCTTCATTACTAACCTTCCTTGTCCAATGGAAGTGCCTTCTGGACGAGGATTCCAGAGCCATAACTGTCTGCAGCTGAGAAACAAGGAAGAAGGAAGTAAGGTAGATTCTTTAGAAGGTGGGTTGGTAGGAGAGAGAATGAGAGAGAACGAGAGGAGTGTATAATAGAGAGAATGTGGTTTCTCCCCTTTTATTTGCTATGTGGGGCTCTCATCATTTAATCCTTAGTTTCAAGGTTCATTGATGTGCTGCAAGAGAATCCTGACAAAAGAAACATAGAGTGACCCACCAACTGATACGGGGAGACATAAGAAAAGAGacttcaaattaaaaagaaagcgAGAAAGAGAGAGGCAATGTCTGTGCAACTTACTTGTGAGATTGGCATTTGGTTGACTTGAATCACAAACAGTGAAACGCATCAAAAGCCAACCTAAGTATAAGCCGTAGCTGTTCACAAATAGACAATCTAACGAAAACCAAATCCAAATCCATGTAAGAAAATGACGCACAAAGCTTGTTGGGGCACTGAGCAAACACATAAATGAACGTTGTTGGGCATAAAGTCAAAATTATCTCAAATACAACAAAAATATCTACTAGTAATTCTCTCGAGACCCATCTTCTTCTGATCTCTCCAAAGACAAGATGTTTCATTTAAGTATTGAAGATTTTGAATGGTGATAAATAGGTCTAAGATTTAAGATAGTAGAGATAGTATAATGGGGAgggaggagagagagagagagagagatttaaACAGTCACTACTTGTATTAATAACTAAACATGGATCCGCAAATATGGATATATATTACAATGCATCTTCACAGAGCCCAGTAGCTAGGTTAATCATTTCTTTTTTGTACATATGCACAAGGCATATTTGAGGCACAAATGGAAGGGGGTCAAGGAATCTTGCCTATGgttgaagaaaataaagatCCTAAAATTAGCTCTCTAAACTTTGCTCAGGCTCCGGTTGCTTCGGTGCAGTATTACTGCCGTTCATTCTTGCACGTGCCTCGGCAAACATTCTTTGTTGCTCAGCCAAAGCTTCTTCTTCGGTCATCTCAGCTCCATTACTCCACTTTCCTCCTTTCAATGAGTCTTGCTGCAGAAGTTTCTcgaaagagagaaaataaaaatgttagtGCTTCTAGATGTCTTGAGACACACATGAGCCAAAACCAGAACTAAATTTTATGATCTAATTCTAATTATAAGAATGATGGAAAATAATCCTTTATGgaacaaaataaaatagataCTGATTAGACTGCAGCAAATTTCTATATGATCAATCACTTCAATTAATTCATTGGACAGATACCATAGTAAATATACTGAAGTATTACCATAGTTTCGATCCTGTGTTGTTCATATGCAGCATAAACTTCCTCAATGTATTCACTAAAACCAAGCACCTgatcatatatataaacataagtGTAAGCCCAAAAGCATAGATAATATAAAGTAGCCAAGCAAAAGCTGCAAATCACTCTCTTCATACACAAGAACataggtttttcttttttaaaaaaaaaaaaagatgaaactTTTTATTGAAGAAACAAGAAGAGACTAGAGCTCAAATTAAAAGGAGacaaataataaaaacttaaaacacGGAAACAATGCTAAAGCAAAGAACAAAATATAAAGACGAAGTTGGAAAGATATATGTTTGAATTGGAAAACGGAGGCATTAAACTCCACAGAACATTGCTAACATATATTGAGATTTGTCTCTCCTCCATTACTGCGAAATAGGAGAAAACTAAGATTTTCTGCAGAGTTGGTTAATCCTAGACCCAAGCTGGGGtcaaatatataaaagacagtagattttaaaaaaaaattgtactgAAAATATTAATAGATTAGGATAGAACAATATGATCAGTgcttaaagtaaaaaaaatactttctATTATTACTTGATAGTCATAATGAAAGCCTGGTTTctcataaaataaaaagtaaagcAGAGCATTAAAATGATTCCATGATCAGAATGGTTGGAGCAGCACATCGATCAAACATACAAGGAGTAGATTGGTAAGTTATAGTTGAGACCTTCAAATTTTTATTCACTGAATAACATTCATTTACTTAATGATTAGGTACTTTAGCTGTACAGCCGTATCAAGCAATACTGAATAAAACTTCTACAAAATGAGAATTTTGAATCCATGGAGCTGGATGGTAAACAAGAAAATGCTAGCATGTATTATCCTAAAGCATAATAACAAGTAACACATAAAAGTTTATATTATTGAGGATGTAAATGAAACTTGGATAGTTCATAGACCTCAAGAGCCTTGAGCACGTGTTCAGGTGcaattgttcttttttcttctttgctaCAAACTTCATTAGACTCTGATGATACAAGGTTTATAAACTCTGCAAAAACAGCAAAATAAAGAGAGATCAATTCTTGAATAAGAAGTGATAATTGATCGGTCATAAAAACCTGACACCACCTTAAATAGCTTGTGTGGGGAGGACAATAGTAAAAAAGAGGTAGAAAAAATCAACTACACAATAAAATAGAACAACAGTGTCTGAAGAAAACTACCACCCCTTATTGTTGGAAAAACAATAGAACCAATACGGCCATTAACAGTTGTACAGGAAACCAACATAGTGCTAACACGTAAAATGTTAAAATGTACAAAGAAAATGGCAAGACGTTCTCACCCACACAACACTCAATCAGAAGATCTTGAGCGTCTCTTGCAACCCGTACATCAGGGGGCAACATCTCTTTGATAATCTTGGTCATAGTCgctgaaaaagaaaaattgaaacaaaacaaaaaattaataactaaaaCAAACTAACAGGGAAACATCATGGTTTacaaaacaaaaatacttgCTACCCTAGCATGGCTCAATGGGTTGACGGTCAGTGTTATAACCTCTAACAAATATAAGAGATTTAAATCCCCACACATACAAAGCAACAAACCAAAACAAACTTCAGCAGTTACTTAAGCAATTAAATGGTCTTCAATTACTTTGTTTGTACAAGGAAGGTTGccattgagaaaaaaatgaaagaaatgaaGGGTGCCATATTATTGTCACCATATTACATCATATCAAAGTTTGAACCAATTCATGTAAGCTAACGAAACTGAAAGAAAAAGGACACAAGAGTAGAGAAACTCCAAACAATTGGGAACATAAATAATCCACAAAAACTAATCTTCCAAAGAAAGACGTCTAGCTTGAAAGCTGAACAAGAACAACAGAACAAAACCGACTCAAAGGCAGCAAAGGGTAAAAAAGAAAGGGGAAGAATTTTGAAGTAGGATGAAATTCCAGTACAAAAGAAAATCCAACTGTTTTCGGAAACCCTATCATCTTACATAGTATACTTATAATAAGTTGTATAAACTAGATGACTGGTAATTCATGTAGCAGATGTGGGATGAAAGCAAAAACATGAATGATGCCAAATAATAAATCTATCCACGTTTACAGAACGTGAACACGTTAGAGTAAGAACTGATGAACACTAGGGCATCAAGATTTAGTTATGGCGTACAGCAAACAAGTCACTCGCTTGTCCCCACAGAAAACgacagaaaagaaaaacaggAAACGAGTTCCCTTCCATGAACTCCTCCTGAAATTATCTACTTTCAAGTTCCCACCAAAAATTGCCGCGCCATGCAGCCGTACCAAGCAAGCAAAATCCAATAAACGAGAAAATAAGCACCCAGGGTCGTCTTCTCCAG
The sequence above is drawn from the Cucumis melo cultivar AY chromosome 2, USDA_Cmelo_AY_1.0, whole genome shotgun sequence genome and encodes:
- the LOC103494098 gene encoding kinesin-like protein KIN-8A, yielding MPVSTRSQIMNDGQIDSIPGQEDKQQLNLPPRNLHHGLKEKMKALTLLYEQQKLASAALKRPSPKGEDLRFTTHPSVELNGSCKKEEKEPKLENVMRENAMPNSTVTRTYVLPQPPMADAKENVVVGSDRIVGFSCSKKASLSTNVARKLSLGNSMPVVEMKEKCKKLQEMEESGSFSEKESLGESRILVFVRLRPMAKKEKDAGSRSCVKIVNRRDLYLTEFANENDYLRLKRLRGRHFTFDASFPDTTNQQEVYSTTTAELVEAVLQGRNGSVFCYGATGAGKTYTMLGTVENPGVMVLAIKDLFTKIRQRSCDGNHTVHLSYIEVYNETVRDLLSPGRPLVLREDKQGIVAAGLTQYRAYSTDEVMALLQRGNQNRTTEPTRVNETSSRSHAILQVTVEYRARDGAMNVVNRVGKLSLIDLAGSERALATDQRTLRSLEGANINRSLLALSSCINALVEGKKHIPYRNSKLTQLLKDSLGGACNTVMIANISPSNLSFGETQNTLHWADRAKEIRTKVAEANEEIMKAPESESDQAKLLLELQKENRELRVQLARQQQKLLTLQAQSLAAVASPTPSSATSLLTPPTSVHQNEKRKPRTSFLNGNCFTPESRRKGAEEGVRELRRTVKQLEAELEKTKKEHVVQLKQKDDLISELLKKSEKTAGLVRGEGVKRAETRTSVRPKEPTVGELKSPSHRFKSPAPTAKKRSFWDITTTNSPSVATLNGRKTRSHVLAEPPSTAAPSMLRQPGFARQKP
- the LOC103494096 gene encoding protein MIZU-KUSSEI 1, with product MALESSSRRHFHWTRKVSNEDEDDSTFNSLESAVEKKQENAKPISQEPEEQQQVRAQLTRRKLQQLAVSRFRSVLTALGRNRNSQHGLRSRVVGTLFGSRRGHVHFAFQRDPNSNPAFLIELATPISGLVKEMASGLVRIALECDKEKDENKKPPGRRLLEEPVWRTFCNGKKCGFASRRECGPKELKILKAVEPISMGAGVLPVNEDAKGCDGCSTEGEGGSDGDIMYMRAKFERIVGSRDSEAFYMMNPDSNGAPELSIYLLRV
- the LOC103494097 gene encoding protein Dr1 homolog isoform X2, whose amino-acid sequence is MEPMDIVGKSKEDASLPKATMTKIIKEMLPPDVRVARDAQDLLIECCVEFINLVSSESNEVCSKEEKRTIAPEHVLKALEVLGFSEYIEEVYAAYEQHRIETMQDSLKGGKWSNGAEMTEEEALAEQQRMFAEARARMNGSNTAPKQPEPEQSLES
- the LOC103494097 gene encoding protein Dr1 homolog isoform X1, which produces MEPMDIVGKSKEDASLPKATMTKIIKEMLPPDVRVARDAQDLLIECCVEFINLVSSESNEVCSKEEKRTIAPEHVLKALEVLGFSEYIEEVYAAYEQHRIETMKLLQQDSLKGGKWSNGAEMTEEEALAEQQRMFAEARARMNGSNTAPKQPEPEQSLES